A region of the Salvia splendens isolate huo1 chromosome 11, SspV2, whole genome shotgun sequence genome:
tgagttggccggtctagtggcttggaatgtggccacattccttgtcatgtatgttcagatatggtatggtgatgttgatgatgttgaggttgatgttgatgatgatgttggtgaaatgttttagtgactcgggccctttcaaagttaaaaccccgagatCACTCGTTAATgacatgataaatatttttattgaaaatgttttcggcatgagtccactgagtgcatcaagtactcagccctgcatgtgttttccctatgtgcaggttgagcggtgacgagcgcggtgggtgttgagcataaaagtgaagaatgtctttTAAATGTTCAGAATAtgttatgtcttcatacatagcattattctactctcgaatgcttccgctaaaagTTGTTATTTTGATTTCATGTATTGTATAGATAGTAATCCCTTTGAGTTGTCAATTGTTgagatgatactctgatttttattcgagctattcccatttgtttcgagctatggtcgatttgtgttgtttcccctttcttccctgcttctttaatcctcccctagtcgcgatcaaccgtgttttctatccttagaaaaagCGGGCGTGACAGGTTAGCAATGAGATTCaaatgtcaatgtcaacgcctaatacaaattctgtcactgggagaatgtcaatgtcaacgcataatacaaattctgtcacttgggggaatgtcaacaatgtcaacgcctaaagtttgtatagtttgtattatagagggtttgtagattatcatgaccatatatatatatatatataggggcgCGTTATAATGATAACTCCAATTTGTGTTTTCTGATTATGATTTATTACAGATGTAAATACACCAGAATGCCCTATAGAACTTAAATCATTTGTTGGTCGTAGCTTCCCCACATTGGACAACGCAATTGAATTTTACGAGAACTATGGTCGAAGTGTTGGATTTGATACAAGGAAGAACGGTTCAAAGAAGGTTGATAATATCACCATATGGGTTTACATGGTGTGTAACAGAGAAGGTGAACAGAAATTTAGCGATCAACAACCCAAACGACGACGTAAATCGAAAAAATGTGGATGTAATGCTTGTGTTGCATTCAAATTCGATTCTGACCGTGGTTACGTCATTCAACATTTGAACGTAGAACGCAACCACCCCATGGTTGATATACAACACCAGGAGTTCATGAGATTAAATCGTCAACTTGAACTAGTTCAccaaaaatttattttggattgtGCTGGTGCTAATATCGGTCCATCTCTCACTTTCAAGCTATTGACTGAATTGATGGGTGGATATGAGTCTGTTGGGTGTACTGTGTTGGACATTCGTAACTACACACGGGACATCAGAAGATACGCCGAAGGATATGATGCCCAAATGATAATAGacgagatgaagaagaagaaggaaaattGTGACGCCTTCATGTACGAGTATGAAGTTGATTCTCGTAGTCGACTGATGCATTTATTCTGGTGTGATCCTATTGCTAAGATGAATTTCATGCAATTTGGTGACATTGTCTCGTTTGACACTACGTACTCAACTAATAGGTAAATGTTGTCCACTTAAAATTGatgcatttttcttttattctatGATTTGAGTTTATTATGACCTATTAGTTGCTATATCAATATTCACTTGTAAATGTTGTAAACCTTTTTTATGTTTCTTTGAAGGTACTCAATTATTTTTGCTCCGTTCACTGGGAAGGACAACCATGGGCGCACAGTGTCCTTTGGAGCTGGTTTGCTTTGTAGTGAGAGCGCAGACTCTATCTCTTGGCTATTCAAGCAGTTTGTCAAGTGCATGGGCATAGCTCCCAAGTTGATAATTACTGATCAAGACTTGGGCATGAAAGTTTTTGTTGAAAAAGTTCTTGTGAATACACGTCACAGATGGTGTACGTGGCACATCATGGCAAAAGTGGCTGAAAAGGTTCCTAAGTCACTTCTGGGTAATCCTGATTttaaaaaggatttgaattcATGCGTTTGGTCTGAGTTGATTGAACCCACAGAGTTTGAAGACAAGTGGAAGACTGTGAAGGAGACATATGAACTTGAAGGCGCTGAACGGTTCAGTTCTATGTTCGAATCAAGAAAGTTTTGGGTTCCTGCATACTTTAGGGACTTCCCTAACAGTTCTTTGATAAAGACGACTTCTGTTTCGGAATCTCAGAACAGTTTTTTCAAGAGGTATACTCAATCTCAGACCAATTTCAACAATGATGTTGATGCCCAACGAAACTACTCCGCAAAGCTGGATTATATGGATTATAATACTACCGCAAAGATGAAAACAGAGTGGTCTCTTGAGAAGCATGCATCTACAATATTCACAGATGGTGCATTCAAGGAAATTCAAGAACAGATACAGGAGGCTTATAACCACTGCAGCCTTGTATCTATATCAAATGATTCAAGTCCAGAGGTTTACAAGGTTTTAGATCATTTTTCAAACACATGGACTGTCACATTCTCTGTGGAGGATTCTGTGTGTCAATGTGGTTGTAAGATGTTTTCTAGGACTGGTCTTGTATGCTGCCACATCTTCCTTGTGTTGAAGAACAAAAAGATGCGCTTGATTCCTGAGAATCTGATTAAAGGTCGATGGTTGAAATCTCCTCTGTTTAAGGCTGTTCATGTCGTCCAATGCCAAGATGTAGCAACACATGTTTATGTTGATGTGAAGAAGAAGGCACAAGCAATTTTGTTGGGAGAGATGTTGGGTCTATACCAGGCTGTATCTGTCGATATTGATCAAATTCATGAGCTAACATCTATAGTTCGTGAAGCAAGATAACAGATTTTTGCCGACGGCGTAGTAACGTCTACAGCccagaagaagaaaataatggAGGAATTTTATGGGGCTGAGGCACCCCAGGAAGTAGATGTACAACCTCCTGAAGTCGTCAGCACAAAGGGTAGTGGTAGTAGACTCCCCTCAAGAGCGGAGAAGGCTTTGAAGGTTAAGAGCAAGCCTTTGCGTCAATGTAAGAAATGTCAGGAGTGGGGTTACCACGATTCAAGGAATTGCAACAAATTCACAGAGAAAGAAAAGCTGCGGTCTAGAAGAAATTCTGATGTTTGATACAATGTATTCCGTTTTTTTAAGTAATACGTCGgtctaaatttatttttggagACCATTTTATTTGTGATGTTACGTTGTTAGAAATTACTGAGttcattaataattttatttggcATTCTGTTTGTCAGTAGTTGTATGTCATGTATTGAACTTTGGTTTATTATGACTCAGTTTAACATTAATTTTGCATGGCCCATATATCCATCTAGTATGACCCAAGTGAATAAATTAAGTTTTTGGCGTATAAAACACTAGTTTTATATGATGACTCTAATGTTGCCTAAATATGACCCAATATACCCACATAATGATATGACATATAAAAtcgtttagtatgacccaaaagcatAATTAATGTTCTTAAGAATTGTTTTTGCATGATTCAATCGTTATAGcttttttaatatgttaaaaACTTGCATAGAATcgtgtttttgtttttaaatatgttCAAAACACGAGAATATTCTTCGTTCGTACTACTAATAAGTTTTTTGCATGCAAACATATATATCTAATAGAATGAGTCATTTTGGTTTTTTTGTAGTTTTACGCTATGCCTCATGTGTCGGTATATTATGACACAGATTTACCTAACAATTCTATGACACACATTCAATATATATTACAAGAAACAATAGGGTCATTTTGGTTTTTTGTAGTTTTACGCCATGCCTCATGTGTCGGTATATTATGACACAGATTTACCTAACAATTCTATGACACACATTCAATATACATTACAAGAAACAATAGGAAAGCATTTAAAGGTCATGTTAAGGGAATCAGCTTATAGATGAAACATTATGTTGTACCAATGACATCCACCCGCTGAATAAAACATGATTCAAAAACAAGAGAAATACTATCTTTGatgaaattaacaaaataatccACTAATGTAAGTTACGACATAACCATTTGGAGAGATCCATAGTTTGCTATCATGTTTTCTacgttgatttttttttcttgttctcCTTTGCATAATGTTTAGATGCTGCCTCTTTATTCAGTAACGCGCTGTGATTATTTCCTGCCAACATCAACACACGGTTGTATTTTGCTCGTAAATACTGAAGCACACCTTTGTTTTTAGTCGATAGTCCACAATTCCATTGACCCTCTCTTTCACCCATGTAGACTTCTAGGTGTCTAAGCAAATACACCCCGTTGTCATCAACATTGTCTGTCGTTCTCCAACTCATTTTCAACCTCTGAATAGGTACGGTAATCACTGATTTGCATTGATGGTGACAACCAATTATTGCTAAATACTTACAAAAGAACGTCCTCTGTAAAACATGCAATGTGTTAGTATCTACAACAATTAAGTAGTACTGTGACGAGTAATGTGTCATCCATACCAATGCCTCTGGAATACAGCCGTAGGTGAATCGCAAGTCATGGTCTTCTCCATCTTTACAAGCATCAACCATGGTAAGTGGTCATCAACCAGTAATACATAACTCGTTCATCTGGAGTAAGCTTGTatgtgatgtataaatataatatacgtTCATCTTCAATTTTTGATGGTTGTCATGTAGCTACAATTAGACGATATAGGTCAGTTGTatgtgatgtataaatataatatatgttCAGTTTAGGCAGTACACGCCCTACTACGAACAACTAAATAGATAATTACAACAAATCTTACTTGTTCGTTTGTATAGACGACCAATTCTTTGCCCAGTTTTGGTTCTGACTTTTTAGCGAAAGGTGTGACAAAATCCTCATCAACCTCATCACATTCCATGTACGCTTCCACTGCAGAATGTACAATGGCTTCCACATCGAGTTCCTTATCCTACATATTTATTACCAGAAAGGTACATAAGACGTCATACAAAACTGT
Encoded here:
- the LOC121754489 gene encoding protein FAR1-RELATED SEQUENCE 5-like — protein: MAAADSTGLNSAAAGAAARLNGGDIRPETMAARLRRRSGDERGRRRGRDRSSTERYQRNLRLLGGGGFGRERSGEEIDVNTPECPIELKSFVGRSFPTLDNAIEFYENYGRSVGFDTRKNGSKKVDNITIWVYMVCNREGEQKFSDQQPKRRRKSKKCGCNACVAFKFDSDRGYVIQHLNVERNHPMVDIQHQEFMRLNRQLELVHQKFILDCAGANIGPSLTFKLLTELMGGYESVGCTVLDIRNYTRDIRRYAEGYDAQMIIDEMKKKKENCDAFMYEYEVDSRSRLMHLFWCDPIAKMNFMQFGDIVSFDTTYSTNRYSIIFAPFTGKDNHGRTVSFGAGLLCSESADSISWLFKQFVKCMGIAPKLIITDQDLGMKVFVEKVLVNTRHRWCTWHIMAKVAEKVPKSLLGNPDFKKDLNSCVWSELIEPTEFEDKWKTVKETYELEGAERFSSMFESRKFWVPAYFRDFPNSSLIKTTSVSESQNSFFKRYTQSQTNFNNDVDAQRNYSAKLDYMDYNTTAKMKTEWSLEKHASTIFTDGAFKEIQEQIQEAYNHCSLVSISNDSSPEVYKVLDHFSNTWTVTFSVEDSVCQCGCKMFSRTGLVCCHIFLVLKNKKMRLIPENLIKGRWLKSPLFKAVHVVQCQDVATHVYVDVKKKAQAILLGEMLGLYQAVSVDIDQIHELTSIVREAR